From Cellulomonas oligotrophica, a single genomic window includes:
- a CDS encoding NAD(+) synthase produces the protein MDFFSAYAHGFARVAACTVPVTVADPAANVAAVLDAARACHDDAVAVAVFPELCLSGYAIDDLFLQDVLLDAVEDALRTLVDASVDLLPVLVVGAPLRHGSRLLNAAVVVHRGRVLGVAPKSHLPTYREFYERRWFAPGDEVRGTTTVAGQRVPVGPDLLFEADDVPGLVLHVEVCEDMWVPVPPSATAALAGATVLVNLSSSPVTVARAEDRRLLVRSASARCQAAYVYAAAGQGESTTDLSWDGQTMVYELGDLLAETERFPDGPRTAVADVDLDRLRSERMRTGTFDDNRRASGLAPAGADLRRVPFTLAPPAGDVGLRRTVDRFPFVPDDPQRLALDCYEAYNIQVSGLEQRLRAVGDAKVVVGVSGGLDSTHALIVAARAMDRLGRPRSDVLAFTMPGFATSEATRGSAWALMRALGTTAEEIDIRPAARQVLADLGHPAGTGAEVYDVTFENVQAGLRTDYLFRAANQRGGIVLGTGDLSELALGWCTYGVGDQMSHYAVNAGVPKTLIQHLIRWVIAEDHFGAETNEVLGRVLDQEISPELVPARDGEPLQRTEDVVGPYALQDFTLYQVLRHGTRPRKVAFLAWHAWRDAQAGAWPPGFPADARTAYDLPTVRRWLEVFLRRFFASQFKRSALPNGPKVSAGGTMSPRGDWRMPSDASAAAWLADVAHVPDGPR, from the coding sequence GTGGACTTCTTCTCGGCCTACGCCCACGGGTTCGCCCGCGTCGCCGCGTGCACCGTTCCCGTCACCGTCGCCGACCCGGCGGCCAACGTCGCCGCCGTGCTCGACGCGGCGCGGGCCTGCCACGACGACGCCGTGGCCGTCGCGGTGTTCCCCGAGCTGTGCCTGTCCGGGTACGCCATCGACGACCTCTTCCTGCAGGACGTGCTGCTCGACGCCGTCGAGGACGCGCTGCGCACCCTCGTCGACGCGTCCGTCGACCTGCTGCCCGTGCTCGTGGTCGGCGCGCCCCTGCGGCACGGCAGCCGCCTGCTCAACGCCGCCGTCGTGGTGCACCGCGGGCGCGTGCTCGGCGTCGCGCCCAAGTCGCACCTGCCCACGTACCGCGAGTTCTACGAGCGGCGCTGGTTCGCCCCCGGTGACGAGGTGCGCGGCACGACCACCGTCGCGGGCCAGCGGGTCCCGGTCGGCCCCGACCTGCTCTTCGAGGCCGACGACGTGCCCGGGCTCGTCCTGCACGTCGAGGTCTGCGAGGACATGTGGGTGCCCGTGCCGCCGAGCGCGACGGCCGCGCTCGCCGGGGCGACGGTGCTCGTCAACCTGTCGAGCAGCCCGGTGACGGTGGCCCGTGCCGAGGACCGCCGGCTGCTCGTGCGGTCGGCGTCGGCCCGGTGCCAGGCCGCCTACGTGTACGCCGCGGCCGGGCAGGGGGAGTCGACGACCGACCTGTCCTGGGACGGGCAGACCATGGTCTACGAGCTCGGCGACCTGCTGGCCGAGACGGAGCGGTTCCCCGACGGGCCGCGCACGGCGGTCGCGGACGTCGACCTGGACCGGCTGCGGTCCGAGCGCATGCGCACGGGCACCTTCGACGACAACCGGCGCGCGAGCGGCCTCGCGCCCGCGGGCGCCGACCTGCGGCGGGTGCCCTTCACGCTGGCCCCGCCCGCGGGCGACGTGGGCCTGCGGCGCACCGTCGACCGGTTCCCCTTCGTGCCCGACGACCCGCAGCGCCTCGCGCTCGACTGCTACGAGGCCTACAACATCCAGGTCTCGGGGCTCGAGCAGCGGCTGCGGGCCGTCGGGGACGCCAAGGTCGTCGTCGGGGTGTCCGGCGGCCTCGACTCCACGCACGCCCTGATCGTGGCGGCGCGCGCGATGGACCGGCTCGGGCGCCCGCGCAGCGACGTGCTCGCGTTCACGATGCCGGGCTTCGCCACGAGCGAGGCCACCCGGGGCAGCGCCTGGGCCCTCATGCGGGCGCTCGGCACGACCGCCGAGGAGATCGACATCCGCCCCGCCGCGCGGCAGGTGCTCGCCGACCTCGGGCACCCCGCCGGCACCGGCGCGGAGGTCTACGACGTCACGTTCGAGAACGTGCAGGCCGGGCTGCGGACCGACTACCTGTTCCGGGCCGCGAACCAGCGCGGCGGGATCGTGCTGGGCACCGGCGACCTGTCCGAGCTCGCGCTGGGCTGGTGCACCTACGGCGTGGGCGACCAGATGTCGCACTACGCGGTCAACGCCGGCGTGCCCAAGACGCTCATCCAGCACCTGATCCGCTGGGTGATCGCCGAGGACCACTTCGGTGCGGAGACGAACGAGGTGCTGGGCCGGGTGCTGGACCAGGAGATCTCGCCCGAGCTCGTGCCGGCCCGCGACGGCGAGCCGCTGCAGCGCACGGAGGACGTCGTCGGGCCGTACGCGCTGCAGGACTTCACGCTCTACCAGGTGCTGCGGCACGGCACGCGGCCGCGCAAGGTCGCGTTCCTGGCCTGGCACGCGTGGCGCGACGCGCAGGCCGGCGCGTGGCCGCCCGGCTTCCCCGCGGACGCGCGCACCGCCTACGACCTGCCGACCGTCCGGCGGTGGCTCGAGGTGTTCCTGCGCCGGTTCTTCGCCAGCCAGTTCAAGCGGTCGGCGCTGCCGAACGGGCCCAAGGTCAGCGCGGGCGGCACGATGTCGCCGCGCGGGGACTGGCGGATGCCGTCCGACGCGAGCGCCGCCGCGTGGCTGGCCGACGTCGCGCACGTGCCCGACGGGCCCCGCTGA
- a CDS encoding glycoside hydrolase family 43 protein produces the protein MDVNPIVLQRADPWVLRHEGRYWFTASHPDYDRIVLRVADRLEDLQAAPETTIWQPPADGPASRLVWAPELHRVDGRWYVYFAAAPDEEGRADAPGAAPTFNHRVFVLENASPDPLDGTWVERGQVDTGWESFALDATSVVLDGRQYLVWAQQDVTIRGHSNLYIAPMANPWTLAGPAVLLSRPEHDWEVKGFWVNEGPAVLVRDGRVFLTYSGAATGVDYAMGLLTADADADLLDPASWTKHPDPVVVSAPENGQYGPGHNSFTQTPDGRVVLVYHARTYTEIVGDPLRDPNRHARAQVLPFDADGNPLWGPPVPDTRPTPTSTQVLAPDGSPAAAPLPA, from the coding sequence GTGGACGTCAATCCGATCGTGCTGCAGCGCGCCGACCCCTGGGTGCTCCGGCACGAGGGCCGGTACTGGTTCACCGCGTCCCACCCGGACTACGACCGCATCGTCCTGCGCGTGGCCGACCGGCTCGAGGACCTCCAGGCCGCGCCGGAGACGACGATCTGGCAGCCGCCCGCCGACGGGCCTGCCTCCCGCCTGGTCTGGGCGCCGGAGCTGCACCGCGTCGACGGCCGCTGGTACGTCTACTTCGCCGCCGCGCCCGACGAGGAGGGCCGCGCCGACGCCCCCGGCGCCGCGCCCACGTTCAACCACCGGGTCTTCGTCCTCGAGAACGCCTCTCCGGACCCCCTGGACGGCACCTGGGTCGAGCGCGGGCAGGTGGACACCGGCTGGGAGTCCTTCGCGCTCGACGCCACGAGTGTCGTCCTCGACGGCCGCCAGTACCTCGTGTGGGCCCAGCAGGACGTGACGATCCGCGGGCACTCCAACCTCTACATCGCCCCCATGGCGAACCCCTGGACCCTCGCCGGGCCCGCGGTCCTGCTCAGCCGCCCCGAGCACGACTGGGAGGTCAAGGGCTTCTGGGTCAACGAGGGCCCCGCGGTGCTCGTGCGCGACGGCCGGGTCTTCCTCACGTACTCCGGCGCCGCGACGGGTGTCGACTACGCGATGGGCCTGCTGACCGCCGACGCCGACGCCGACCTGCTCGACCCGGCCTCCTGGACCAAGCACCCCGACCCCGTCGTGGTGTCCGCGCCCGAGAACGGCCAGTACGGCCCCGGCCACAACTCGTTCACGCAGACCCCTGACGGTCGGGTCGTGCTCGTCTACCACGCGCGCACCTACACCGAGATCGTCGGCGACCCCCTGCGCGACCCGAATCGGCACGCCCGCGCCCAGGTCCTGCCGTTCGACGCCGACGGCAACCCCCTCTGGGGCCCACCCGTGCCCGACACCCGCCCCACCCCGACCTCGACGCAGGTGCTCGCCCCCGACGGCAGCCCCGCCGCCGCACCCCTGCCGGCGTGA
- a CDS encoding aminotransferase class IV: MVTTIWAGGRLRGPDEPVLTAVDHGLTVGDGVFETCAVVDGRAFALTRHLARLQASARGLGLPPLPLDEVREGVDAVLAAAGSDAGRLRITVTGGPGPMGSGRFAPAEQRPTVVVVAAPASGLRTSRAVRVPWVRNERSPLAGLKTTSYGENVVALGRATAAGADEALLADTRGRLSEGTGSNVFVETGGELLTPSLETGCLAGITRALVLEWSAQAGLPVREAAPDELPWAVLDEVVAGRAGLALTGSIRNVTPVVELDGTPVAAGELSQQVRALVEARMADDLDP, from the coding sequence GTGGTGACGACGATCTGGGCCGGCGGCCGGCTGCGAGGACCCGACGAGCCCGTCCTGACGGCGGTCGACCACGGGCTCACCGTCGGCGACGGGGTCTTCGAGACCTGCGCGGTCGTCGACGGCCGCGCGTTCGCCCTGACGCGCCACCTCGCCCGCCTGCAGGCGTCCGCGCGCGGCCTGGGGCTGCCGCCGCTGCCCCTCGACGAGGTCCGCGAGGGCGTCGACGCGGTGCTCGCCGCGGCCGGGTCCGACGCGGGCCGCCTGCGGATCACCGTGACCGGCGGCCCGGGGCCGATGGGCTCGGGCCGGTTCGCCCCCGCCGAGCAGCGCCCGACCGTCGTGGTCGTGGCCGCCCCGGCGTCCGGGCTGCGCACGTCGCGCGCCGTCCGCGTGCCGTGGGTCCGCAACGAGCGGTCGCCGCTGGCCGGCCTCAAGACCACGTCCTACGGCGAGAACGTCGTCGCGCTGGGCCGCGCCACGGCCGCGGGCGCCGACGAGGCGCTCCTGGCCGACACCCGCGGACGCCTGAGCGAGGGCACCGGGTCGAACGTGTTCGTCGAGACCGGGGGAGAGCTCCTCACGCCGTCGCTCGAGACGGGCTGCCTCGCGGGGATCACGCGGGCCCTCGTGCTCGAGTGGTCCGCGCAGGCGGGCCTGCCCGTGCGCGAGGCCGCACCCGACGAGCTGCCCTGGGCGGTGCTCGACGAGGTCGTCGCGGGGCGCGCCGGGCTCGCCCTGACCGGGTCCATCCGCAACGTCACGCCCGTCGTCGAGCTCGACGGCACGCCCGTCGCCGCGGGGGAGCTGTCCCAGCAGGTCCGCGCGCTCGTCGAGGCGCGGATGGCGGACGACCTGGACCCCTGA
- a CDS encoding LysR substrate-binding domain-containing protein, with protein sequence MLDVRRLVILRELAVRGTLAAVAQALSYSPSAVSQQLSQLERETGMVLLRKAGRGVQLTPQAEVLVAATDELLATIERAEAELAASLTEVRGTVRVAVFQSVALALMPAALRLMAEAHPQVRVEMVQREPEQALHETWARDFDMVVAEQYPAHAAPWWPGLDRRDLTSDVIRLTLPPVGVAPWRVRDLAGAAAVPWVMEPRGTASRHFAEQLCRTAGFEPDVRHESADLQTQIRLVESGNAVALLPDLVWRGRTTTCRLVDLPDRPCRTVFTAQRTSGLGSPAARALRTTLEQVAAG encoded by the coding sequence GTGCTCGACGTGCGTCGTCTGGTCATCCTGCGCGAGCTCGCGGTGCGCGGCACCCTGGCGGCCGTCGCCCAGGCGCTGAGCTACAGCCCGTCGGCCGTCTCGCAGCAGCTGAGCCAGCTCGAGCGCGAGACGGGCATGGTGCTGCTGCGCAAGGCGGGCCGGGGGGTGCAGCTGACGCCCCAGGCCGAGGTGCTGGTCGCGGCGACCGACGAGCTGCTCGCGACGATCGAGCGGGCCGAGGCCGAGCTGGCCGCCTCGCTCACCGAGGTCCGTGGGACCGTCCGGGTCGCGGTGTTCCAGTCGGTGGCGCTCGCGCTCATGCCCGCGGCGCTGCGCCTGATGGCCGAGGCGCACCCCCAGGTACGTGTCGAGATGGTCCAGCGCGAGCCCGAGCAGGCCCTGCACGAGACGTGGGCGCGGGACTTCGACATGGTGGTCGCGGAGCAGTACCCCGCGCACGCAGCGCCGTGGTGGCCGGGTCTCGACCGGCGCGACCTCACGTCGGACGTGATCCGGCTGACCCTGCCGCCGGTCGGCGTGGCGCCCTGGCGCGTGCGGGACCTGGCGGGCGCCGCGGCGGTGCCGTGGGTGATGGAGCCGCGCGGCACGGCGTCCCGGCACTTCGCCGAGCAGCTCTGCCGGACGGCAGGGTTCGAGCCCGACGTGCGGCACGAGAGCGCGGACCTGCAGACGCAGATCCGCCTGGTCGAGTCGGGCAACGCGGTCGCGCTGCTGCCGGACCTGGTGTGGCGGGGCCGCACCACGACGTGCCGGCTCGTCGACCTGCCGGACCGTCCGTGCCGGACGGTGTTCACCGCCCAGCGCACCTCGGGCCTCGGGTCGCCGGCGGCACGCGCGCTGCGCACCACCCTGGAGCAGGTGGCCGCGGGCTGA
- a CDS encoding SsgA family sporulation/cell division regulator produces MTDSSYDVVEVVAMQLIGSDASVIPVSAELSFRTSDPYTVRAVFTGAHTMSTWLLGRELLAQGVHATADAPAGTGDVQVWRDDDPDYTLVSLSGVEGSALLAAPTEPFVRFLTATESLVPVGAESDRMEGEISALIAALLTA; encoded by the coding sequence ATGACAGACTCGTCGTACGACGTCGTCGAGGTCGTTGCCATGCAGCTCATCGGGTCCGACGCGAGCGTCATCCCCGTCTCCGCCGAGCTGTCCTTCCGGACGAGCGACCCGTACACGGTGCGCGCAGTCTTCACCGGTGCCCACACGATGTCGACCTGGCTGCTCGGGCGCGAGCTCCTCGCGCAGGGCGTGCACGCCACGGCCGACGCGCCCGCCGGCACCGGCGACGTGCAGGTCTGGCGCGACGACGACCCCGACTACACGCTCGTGTCGCTCAGCGGCGTGGAGGGCAGCGCTCTCCTGGCCGCGCCGACCGAGCCGTTCGTGCGGTTCCTGACGGCGACCGAGTCCCTCGTCCCCGTGGGGGCCGAGTCCGACCGCATGGAGGGCGAGATCTCCGCCCTCATCGCGGCGCTGCTCACCGCCTGA
- a CDS encoding bifunctional proline dehydrogenase/L-glutamate gamma-semialdehyde dehydrogenase, with translation MTSPSTLHTPAGADATDPALAQEAVALVRRWLREAADHPVDPSAAQLAAALKDPDGLPFVVGFVDGVVRPEDRRVAARTLRDLSRRSPAFLPGPLRAALRVGGALAPALPDVVVPVARRVLREMVGHLVVDASDRALGHAIDRVRRDGVRLNVNLLGEAVLGRREADRRLAGTRRLLARDDVDYVSIKVSATDAPHSAWSFDETVAEVVEHLAPLFALAAASPTPKFVNLDMEEYKDLDLTVAVFTRLLDRPELERLEAGIVLQAYLPDALAAMQHLQSWAAERRARGGAGIKVRLVKGANLPMEQVEAELHGWPLATWGTKQDTDTGYKRVLDWALHPERVANVRLGVAGHNLFDVAYAWLLAGRRGVRHAVEMEMLLGMAQGQAEAVLREVGGLLLYTPVVHPREFDVAIAYLIRRLEEGASSANFMSAVFDLDRDEALFARERDRFLASLAALDGEVPGPHRVADRHAATPPAAPGAFQNTPDTDPSVPANRAWVRDVLARVPGSTLGQATIAQARVDDAGTLDEVLRSAQAAGRAWGARPAAERAAVLDRAGRALEEHRGRLLEVMAAEAGKTVDQGDPEVSEAVDFAHWYAELARGLADVDGARFVPAALTLVTPPWNFPVAIPAGSTLAALAAGSAVVLKPAAPAQRCGAVLAEALWEAGVPRDVLHLVQVDEQGLGRDLVAHPAVDRVVLTGAYETAELFRSFRPDLPLLAETSGKNAIVVTPSADLDLAVRDVVQSAFGHAGQKCSAASLVILVGSVTRSRRFRDQLLDATASLVVGPAHDPRTQMGPLVEPAAGKLLDGLTRLDAGERWALAPRRLDDEGRLWTPGIRTGVARGSRTHLTEYFGPVLGVMTAATLQEAVALQNDVAYGLTAGLHSLDRDEIATWLGTVEAGNLYVNRGTTGAIVRRQPFGGWKRSAVGPGSKAGGPSYLLGLGSWQPGTATQGAPVEHPEVRALLDAAAAVLDADDLTSLGRAAASDALAWAGPLAPQDPSGLRCERDVLRHLPLPVPVLVRAARGARTVDVVRVLAAAALVGTPVVVSADSALATTVPGTTAVHVEDADAFAVRVAAAADAHGGARVRVVGGDGQALIALAHATGGRPDVAVWHHPVTEAGRVEILPFVREQAVSVTAHRFGTPHDLVDGLLGTPVPRR, from the coding sequence ATGACGTCCCCCAGCACCCTGCACACCCCCGCCGGCGCCGACGCCACCGACCCCGCCCTCGCGCAGGAGGCGGTCGCCCTCGTGCGGCGATGGCTGCGCGAGGCCGCCGACCACCCCGTCGACCCCTCGGCCGCCCAGCTCGCCGCCGCGCTCAAGGACCCCGACGGGCTGCCCTTCGTCGTCGGGTTCGTCGACGGTGTGGTGCGCCCCGAGGACCGGCGGGTCGCGGCCCGCACCCTGCGCGACCTGTCGCGACGCTCCCCCGCGTTCCTGCCCGGCCCGCTGCGGGCCGCGCTGCGCGTCGGGGGCGCGCTCGCCCCCGCCCTGCCCGACGTCGTCGTGCCCGTCGCCCGGCGCGTGCTGCGCGAGATGGTCGGCCACCTCGTCGTCGACGCGAGCGACCGCGCCCTGGGCCACGCGATCGACCGCGTGCGGCGCGACGGCGTGCGACTCAACGTCAACCTGCTCGGCGAGGCCGTCCTGGGCCGGCGCGAGGCCGACCGCCGCCTGGCCGGGACGCGGCGCCTGCTGGCCCGCGACGACGTCGACTACGTGTCGATCAAGGTCTCCGCGACCGACGCCCCGCACAGCGCCTGGTCGTTCGACGAGACCGTCGCCGAGGTCGTCGAGCACCTCGCCCCCCTCTTCGCCCTCGCCGCGGCCTCCCCCACCCCGAAGTTCGTCAACCTCGACATGGAGGAGTACAAGGACCTCGACCTCACGGTCGCGGTGTTCACGCGGCTGCTCGACCGCCCCGAGCTCGAGCGGCTCGAGGCCGGGATCGTCCTGCAGGCGTACCTGCCCGACGCGCTCGCCGCGATGCAGCACCTGCAGTCCTGGGCGGCGGAGCGCCGGGCCCGCGGCGGGGCCGGCATCAAGGTCCGCCTCGTCAAGGGCGCGAACCTGCCCATGGAGCAGGTCGAGGCCGAGCTGCACGGCTGGCCGCTGGCCACCTGGGGCACCAAGCAGGACACCGACACCGGCTACAAGCGCGTGCTGGACTGGGCGCTGCACCCCGAGCGCGTGGCGAACGTGCGCCTGGGCGTGGCCGGGCACAACCTCTTCGACGTCGCGTACGCCTGGCTGCTGGCCGGCCGGCGGGGCGTCCGGCACGCCGTGGAGATGGAGATGCTGCTGGGGATGGCCCAGGGCCAGGCCGAGGCCGTGCTGCGCGAGGTCGGCGGGCTGCTGCTGTACACGCCCGTGGTGCACCCCCGCGAGTTCGACGTCGCGATCGCCTACCTCATCCGCCGGCTCGAGGAGGGCGCCTCCTCGGCGAACTTCATGTCCGCGGTGTTCGACCTCGACCGCGACGAGGCGCTGTTCGCCCGCGAGCGCGACCGGTTCCTGGCGTCGCTGGCCGCGCTGGACGGCGAGGTGCCCGGACCGCACCGGGTGGCGGACCGCCACGCGGCGACCCCGCCGGCGGCGCCCGGGGCCTTCCAGAACACCCCGGACACGGACCCGTCGGTGCCGGCGAACCGCGCCTGGGTGCGGGACGTGCTGGCCCGAGTGCCCGGGTCGACGCTCGGGCAGGCGACGATCGCGCAGGCGCGGGTGGACGACGCCGGGACCCTGGACGAGGTGCTGCGGTCCGCGCAGGCCGCGGGCCGGGCGTGGGGTGCGCGGCCGGCGGCCGAGCGGGCCGCCGTGCTCGACCGGGCCGGACGGGCGCTGGAGGAGCACCGCGGGCGGCTGCTGGAGGTCATGGCGGCCGAGGCGGGCAAGACCGTCGACCAGGGCGACCCGGAGGTGTCCGAGGCGGTCGACTTCGCCCACTGGTACGCCGAGCTCGCGCGGGGCCTGGCGGACGTCGACGGTGCCCGGTTCGTGCCCGCGGCGCTGACGCTGGTGACGCCGCCGTGGAACTTCCCGGTCGCGATCCCGGCGGGGTCGACGCTGGCGGCGCTGGCCGCGGGCTCCGCGGTCGTGCTCAAGCCCGCGGCGCCGGCGCAGCGGTGCGGCGCGGTGCTCGCGGAGGCGCTGTGGGAGGCCGGCGTCCCGCGCGACGTGCTGCATCTCGTGCAGGTCGACGAGCAGGGCCTCGGCCGCGACCTGGTCGCCCACCCGGCCGTGGACCGGGTGGTCCTCACCGGGGCGTACGAGACGGCCGAGCTGTTCCGCTCGTTCCGGCCCGACCTGCCGCTGCTGGCGGAGACGTCGGGCAAGAACGCGATCGTCGTGACCCCGTCGGCCGACCTCGACCTGGCGGTGCGCGACGTCGTGCAGTCGGCGTTCGGGCACGCGGGCCAGAAGTGCTCGGCCGCGTCCCTGGTGATCCTGGTGGGCTCGGTCACGCGGTCGCGCCGGTTCCGCGACCAGCTGCTCGACGCGACGGCGTCTCTCGTGGTGGGCCCGGCGCACGACCCGCGCACGCAGATGGGCCCGCTGGTCGAGCCCGCCGCGGGCAAGCTGCTCGACGGGCTGACGCGGCTGGACGCGGGCGAGCGGTGGGCGCTGGCGCCGCGGCGGCTGGACGACGAGGGCCGGCTATGGACGCCGGGGATCCGGACCGGGGTGGCCCGGGGGTCGCGCACCCACCTGACGGAGTACTTCGGTCCCGTGCTCGGCGTCATGACGGCCGCGACCCTCCAGGAGGCGGTCGCGCTGCAGAACGACGTCGCGTACGGGCTCACGGCCGGGCTGCACTCGCTCGACCGCGACGAGATCGCGACCTGGCTGGGCACGGTCGAGGCGGGCAACCTCTACGTGAACCGCGGCACCACCGGCGCGATCGTGCGTCGGCAGCCGTTCGGCGGGTGGAAGCGGTCGGCGGTGGGCCCCGGCTCCAAGGCGGGCGGGCCGAGCTACCTCCTGGGCCTGGGGTCCTGGCAGCCCGGCACCGCGACGCAGGGGGCGCCGGTCGAGCACCCGGAGGTGCGCGCGCTCCTCGACGCAGCGGCAGCCGTCCTCGACGCCGACGACCTGACGTCCCTGGGGCGGGCGGCCGCGAGCGACGCCCTCGCGTGGGCGGGTCCGCTGGCGCCGCAGGACCCCAGCGGGCTGCGGTGCGAACGGGACGTGCTGCGGCACCTGCCGCTGCCGGTCCCGGTGCTGGTCCGCGCCGCGCGGGGCGCGCGGACCGTGGACGTGGTGCGCGTGCTCGCGGCCGCGGCCCTCGTGGGGACGCCCGTCGTGGTGTCCGCCGACTCGGCCCTCGCGACGACGGTGCCGGGGACGACCGCCGTGCACGTCGAGGACGCCGACGCGTTCGCGGTGCGCGTGGCGGCTGCGGCCGACGCGCACGGCGGGGCGCGCGTGCGGGTCGTCGGGGGCGACGGGCAGGCCCTGATCGCCCTCGCGCACGCCACGGGCGGGCGGCCCGATGTCGCCGTGTGGCACCACCCGGTGACCGAGGCGGGCCGCGTGGAGATCCTGCCGTTCGTCCGCGAGCAGGCCGTGAGCGTCACCGCCCACCGGTTCGGCACGCCGCACGACCTGGTGGACGGGCTGCTCGGCACCCCGGTTCCGCGGCGCTGA
- a CDS encoding chorismate-binding protein, producing MPEPASAPRPRPGGPGAVAPGEAWFAGVHARGVVEHVDVRAHPDRLGPGWWALVGTFEGQVDAWRFADVRTAPDVPGPSAAGEWRGPAPEAWTTSLGEAAYVDAVHEVRASIRAGDVYQANLCRVLGAPLPGEPDARALGARLAHGNPAPYGGGVHVPTGGPVPACWVVTASPELFLRVQDGVVTSAPIKGTARTPDGLSAKDRAENVMITDLVRNDLQQVCRPGTVRVEHLLAVEQHPGLVHLVSTVAGDLLAPRRPGGAVLADLLDATYPPGSVSGAPKSSALRLLTALEPVPRGPYCGLVGWARVDEDGTLRAELAVAIRTFWWTDGVLRFGTGAGITWGSDAEQEWDETELKAARLVALASTGAPPPGVAG from the coding sequence GTGCCCGAGCCTGCGTCCGCCCCCCGTCCCCGTCCGGGCGGGCCCGGTGCCGTCGCCCCGGGGGAGGCCTGGTTCGCGGGCGTGCACGCGCGCGGCGTCGTCGAGCACGTGGACGTGCGCGCGCACCCCGACCGGCTGGGGCCGGGCTGGTGGGCCCTCGTGGGCACGTTCGAGGGGCAGGTGGACGCCTGGCGGTTCGCCGACGTGCGGACCGCTCCCGACGTCCCCGGCCCGTCCGCCGCGGGGGAGTGGCGCGGGCCCGCGCCGGAGGCGTGGACCACGTCCCTGGGTGAGGCCGCGTACGTCGACGCGGTCCACGAGGTCCGCGCCAGCATCCGCGCCGGTGACGTCTACCAGGCCAACCTCTGCCGGGTGCTGGGCGCGCCCCTGCCCGGCGAGCCGGACGCGCGCGCCCTCGGGGCCCGGCTGGCCCACGGCAACCCCGCGCCCTACGGCGGCGGCGTGCACGTGCCGACCGGCGGGCCGGTGCCGGCCTGCTGGGTCGTCACGGCGTCGCCCGAGCTCTTCCTGCGCGTGCAGGACGGCGTGGTCACGTCGGCCCCGATCAAGGGCACCGCCCGCACGCCCGACGGGCTCAGCGCCAAGGACCGTGCCGAGAACGTCATGATCACCGACCTCGTCCGCAACGACCTGCAGCAGGTGTGCCGCCCCGGCACCGTGCGGGTCGAGCACCTGCTGGCCGTCGAGCAGCACCCCGGTCTCGTGCACCTCGTCTCGACCGTGGCGGGCGACCTCCTCGCGCCGCGCCGCCCGGGTGGTGCCGTGCTGGCCGACCTGCTCGACGCCACGTACCCGCCCGGGTCGGTCTCGGGCGCGCCCAAGAGCTCGGCCCTGCGGCTGCTGACCGCGCTCGAGCCCGTGCCGCGCGGACCCTACTGCGGGCTCGTCGGCTGGGCCCGCGTCGACGAGGACGGCACCCTGCGCGCCGAGCTCGCGGTGGCCATCCGCACGTTCTGGTGGACCGACGGCGTGCTCCGGTTCGGCACGGGCGCGGGCATCACCTGGGGCAGCGACGCCGAGCAGGAGTGGGACGAGACCGAGCTCAAGGCCGCCCGTCTCGTCGCCCTGGCCTCGACCGGGGCACCGCCGCCGGGGGTGGCAGGATGA